The nucleotide window CCTAATCCCATAGACCCTTAACTGGTTTCTACCAACTCTAACAAGACCCAAGGGCCATAGGGGCAAGAATGTGGAATGGCTGGCTGGGGGTCATAGTGAAAGGGATGTCTTCAACATGGAGGGCAGGTTTTAGGAGGACCCTGGCCATAGCACACATGGAACATGCAAAGCAGGACTCCAGATCATAAGCCCTGCAGATCCAGAAGACCAAGTCCCCATAAATGCCCCTGGGATGTGAGGGTGGGTTACAGGCTGATGAGGAGCTAGAACCATGTAGTTGGGACCCTTCCCCAGGGTTCCCAGTACAGGGCTCTTCAGGAGTGTCAGCCGGGGCCTGGGGAAAGAGACTTTGGTGGCACACCTGTCTCAGGCCACTGTCTTGCCCTTCCAGATTCTCTTCCATTTGTATGCATGTCCCAGAGACCTTGACGCTCCCTCAGGTTCTCCTGCCTCACAGGTATGCCAGCTAGGGCTGAGCTGCGCAGAGACATGGATGATGACTTGCCCCTCCCCAGAGCAGGGCCCTGCAGCTCCTAGGCAGGGCTGGGCTCTGGCCGCCAGGCCCAGGCAGGCTGGCGGGAACTGCTGGCTGCttctcctctcatttcctcttgGCTGGAAGACTCGGCTGCCTTGGAAACAAAGGGTGGATTGTGCCTCCTTCAGGCCTGTATACTGGCCCTGGGCCTGAGAGGCTTCTCAGTATAGCCACGGGCTCTGCAGGGGCTTGTAGGTGACAACCCAATAGGGTTCCCCTGGACAATTCTTGTGGGCTCCAAGAACAGGGCTTTAGGAGACACCAGCCCCAGGCACCTCCAGAAATTCAAGACAGTGTCTGGGCTGCCgagctctgcctttccagtgcctATCCCTGTGCAACAACTTCCTGTCCCATCTATGCCAAGGACAACTAGCCCAGCCCCCCAAAACACTGGGACCCTCTATATCCTACaaccttcccccagcccttgTGCCCTGAATCAGGAACAAGAACCTCTGTTTGACCGCTCACAGGCAGACATCCCTGGCATGTGGATTTGGGAGTGCCCTGTGCTCAGTGTTGGCCTTGGGAGACTCTGGAGAGCCAAACAGGGCCTCCTCCCAGTGGGGCAGAGTACCCATGATACACAAATGCTCCCATCACCACACACCCAGTGTGGGTCTAGAATCCACGCTGCAGAGGCTTCCTCTTGCCCCAGTAGGGCTCCAGTCCAGTCACTGGCTGGGTAGAGAACAACTTGGGGTATATCTGATTTGAGGATAAGAATGGCTGCACAGAGCTTAGGGAAGGAGGCAGCAAAGCACTCCTTTGGGTAGCCAGAACTGTGTCCTAACACAGGCTATGGATATCTGAGACCAGATATATCCGGATACCCAGCCTCATACCAGGAAGCAGGAATACCAATGCCATAGCCAGAACCAGGCATATTCATCATGGTGGTAGGATCCTAGTTTGATGCTCACTCCTGACCTTTGGATGATCTAGGCTTCACCTGGGGGTCAATCTTGGAGTCacattcccaccacccacacccTGAGCACTGGTCCTCCTGTGGCTGCTCATGTTCTGCTTGTTGTTACATTGGCTCCAGCTACTTCTGTAAAAgactttctgtactctgtgaggCGGGTGCCGATGGTCTTGGAGAAACTCCAAAAGGAGTGATGGAGAATAGCTTTTTGAAGAAAGAgcaaaaaaatagaagaaaaagctgTAAGTGGACATGGAACTTCTCTTAAGCTGGTCTGTGTCCCCTCTGTGTATCCACCGCTGGCTCCTGCCAGCTTCTGTCATGTAAGAGTGCACTGACTTGGAATCTGGGTGGCTTCCTGGGGTCTCATAGTAGGCCTTCCGAGCCCCAGAGCACCTGGCCTGTACACTCTGGCAGGAGTGCTGGTTTGGACACTGGCAAATCcagactaataataataataataataataataataataataataataataataatggagtTGTAGAGGCTATGCTCTCTGGCTTCAGAACAGCAAATTCCAGCTTCACAACTGGACATAGCCTCACTGAAGGGTCGGATACTGGACCCAGTGTGGCCCAAGTCCTTATGAAGGCTGGTAGCAATACCTCTAGCCTTAAGGAAGCCTGCCCAGCAGGATCACTGGATCCCCACTAAGGCCAGGTTGTCCCCTGGACATACAGCCCTCCACCCTTTGTCAAGAAAGTTGGAGGACCTTGGAAAGGAGAGGGCTAAGGGCTCCTTGGACTAGCGGCTAAGATAGATTGGAGAGGGGTAGGAGGGAGTAGAGAAATAGGAGCCTATGTCCCTAGAAGGATGAGTTCCTTAGCCAACAAGCCAGGcattctgcctctacctccccagtgtcAGTATGGGAGGTGAGGTAACCTAGGTTCAGAGACCTGCTTGGGAATTCCGCAATATGTTCCAGGTGGGCTAGGGTAGGCACATATTGCCTGCCTAGCAGCTCCTCTGGAAGCCAGGACTCCAGCTTTCCGTTCATGATCCTTTCACTGGCTGACACAGTCCCAAGATCTTTAGATCCTGGAGACAGATGAGCCTCGCAAAGTCTCCAGACCCAGTACAGCTGCTGATTTTCCTTCTGGGCCCTGTTAGCAGAAGCTCTACATGCTGAGTTTCTACAGGGAGGGAGAAATGCTTCTTCAACACAGAGATATCCGTGTTCCTGCATGGAATTCATTAGCTCCCATGCAGCTGAAGGGAGCTTCAGCCCAGCCAGAACCTGGCCCTGAAACTCAGACATCCCACTGCCTCTTCTGCCAGCTGTTGGCCGCTGTCACCACCTGACGGCCCAAGGCCAGATGCCTGACAGCTGTTGCAGCGAAGAGTGGGGGCCAGGGGACAGCTGCTTTGGGGCATGAGAGCCTCAGCTCCCCTCACTTACCTCTACTACTCGTACTTAAGGCTACTGCAGACCCAGGCTGAGAGCTCACTTCTGGATACTTGGCCTCCCTAGTCAGGGAAGCATGTGGATGTGGGTGGTCATCTTACCTTGCCCATTCAATGCTCACCCAGTGCTCACTTGGGCAAAATAAGGCAGCTGATGGGTCCATCTCTCAGCCTCTCCTGACCTGAGCAACAAGGGGAGGAGCTGCAGTGGAGGAGGGGGATCAGGGAGTCCTGCCTCTTATCTGGGACAGGGCTCTCAGTGCAGGTCAGAGTGCTCTCACCCAGAAGATCCTGGATGTCCCAGGGCTACAATTCTCAGGCTTCTGTGATAGCCACTGAGCCTAGTATAATGTGCTACCCCTGTCCACATCAGACAGACTCCATAGCTGAGATCTCTAAAGGAAACACCTTGCCTGAAGAAAACAGCTGGCTCACCcaaaagaaaacaggatcacCTGCCTATATCTCTCCCTGTACCCATCCTACATTCCTGGGCAGCCTGGGCCTTTGAGGCCCCTCTCCCATCCTGTAGGCATGGGAGAGGGCCAGGCAAGATCTACAAGGAGTGTGGTCTTTGGTGGAAGGATACGTAACACAATCCAGTATCCAAACCCAGCAGCACCGGGATTGCGGGCAGTCTGAAAGGATGACCCCAAGTCACAGGGTAGATTTGCCTGTGTGCACATTCAGGGTTATCCCACTGAGAACTGTCGactcctctctcagcagccaagGGCTTTGGGCCCTTTGCCTCACCCTTCTACTCCAAGTCCTACTGCACAAAGTAGGTTTGGAACCACGATCTTACTGGGAGGCAAGCCCTGAACATCAGAACCCTCTCAGGAAGAATAAAACAACTAACTGGCCAATTTCCCTGTCCCTGTCACGAGGGGGTAAGTAGTCTGGTGAGGACCCTCCTGTAGGCCTTCCGTTTACTTCAGACTCACCGGTCAGAACTGGCTCAGCCCTGATATCTGTAAGGGCTCAGGAGGAACCAGGACCCCACAGCTCCTAGTCTTCAAAGGCCCAGAACCGGGACCAGATCAGCATCCATTTCTGCTtcacagaccctgtctccagctcTATTGGAGCCCTCCCCCTCTTCAGATCAAAGGGGCTCCTGTGCAGGTTGGAGTCCCTCTCAGGGACCTCCCACTCTTTCTCTGGGGACCCTGACCACCAAGGATAGCTATCCTGCCAATGCTCACCACCGGGTACCTGGATGCTGGCTCAGGCAACGGAGAAATTAAATGATCAGCCAGGTACTTGGTCAGCCTCAGCCATGGCCTGAGGCAAGAACGCCTTGCACAGAAATCcctcctcagaaagagacctatgAGGCCATAATAGAAACTGTCAGCTCTGGGACTGACTATAGGGTGCTACAGAACACACCTGGGTCTTCCACCCAGCATCGCCGCGCGTACAAATCTCAGAAGGGTTCTGCCAAGCCCTCCTAGACTTGATAACCACAGCTCCTACCCTACAAAGCTGGACTAAGATTCTTTCTTATTATATTAGGGAATTCTACAAGAAGCATTTTGCATGGTATGCTACCATCAGCTGTGGGGGAAGTTGCTGTCATCGTCCGTGACCCCCCCACCCACTCCTGTcccccccacccactcctgcccccccccacacacacatgcacgcacgcacacacgcacactgcAGCCCAGGTCACCACACTCTGTCCCTGAAGGCCATCCTGGCTACATAGGGCCCAGCCTTGTGATGTCTGAGAGATCAGGGCAGCTCTTGGGAGCCCTGTTTGGTGTCCTGGCCAAGTCTGTGCTGCGGAGGTATCTCTACCCCATGCCTCTCTTCTGTGTCACAGGTCCTCTGTGGCCATGTCCCAGTCCTGGAAACAAGACTCTGATCTCTAGCCAGGTCCTCTGACTGCAGGGTGGGGCAACCCATGTTCCTCTTCTCTGTACTACCAACCTACCCTGGGCATTAGCCCtagcccctccctgcccccagggACAGCTGCAGGACAGCTCATGGACACCCTTTGAAGCTAGAGGAGGGAGGGGTGTCACACCCAAGGGTGTCAGAGTCTGGGCCAACCTTTCAAGTTTGCCGGCTTTCCCAATGAATCGCTTATCACTGCCTAGATGGGTCGGATGAAGGCTCAGGCGGGGCTCCTGCTGCATCCCCCACGCACCCACCACTCATCAAGCCTCAACCAGGACACTGAATCTCCTCCTACATGACTTCCAATCAgaagccactatgcctggcctggcctgggggTCACCCCAAGGACAGCAGTATCCCCTCCTGACCTCCAAGAAGGGAAAGCCTGGGACGTGCATTTGTCCCTATGAGGTGTTTCAGCAGGCAGGGGACAGCTATTTCAggcccctcctttctccctggaCCCACAGCCTCTCATCCTAGCAAGGATTTTGCCCTATTTTCAAGCAGCACACCACACTCAACACATGTCCGTTCCCTCTAGGCCTGAGCCGTAGAAGAAGTCTGGGCGACACAGGCTCTGGGAAGAGATGGCCATATACATGGGTAGGTAGGTGCCTCCTAGTAGTACAGCCAAAGTCTAAAGCATCATCTTTTGGCCACTGTCAGGCTACCCGCAGAGGCACAGAGGCCTTTTCTTCCTGCTCTTGTGGCACAGCAGACTCCTGGACACATGGGAAAGACAATGACTTCCTCTTTGAAAATGTTAAAGCAACTGGGGCATCAAGTGGGGTGACCAGCATGCACTTCTACAGGGACAAGCCAATTGTATCCACATGAGGTCTTGCCAGAGCTGAGATGGAGATGGAAACGGAACAGAAAGGCCTCAGGGCTGGGGACACGGGGTCGTAGCTACTGCATGTGAGCTGGGACAGCCACAGAGGTCTGAGGTAGACAAGGAGCTCTGAGCTCCAGGGTCATTATTTAGGGGTATTCAGGGACCCTGTTGGGGGCAGGGTGGATTGTCTTGTCCACCTTGGAACCCTTTTCCTAGCCTGTTACTTGACACCTGCTCTCCCCAGTCAGATCCTGCTTATGAGGCATCCAGGGTTAGAGGGTACTCACTCCTCATTGGTTGGCTCCTGACCTTAGGCCAAGGACAAGGGCTCAAGATCTGGGTCTCTTCCCCCTCAGGGTGCCGACTCTCTGCCTGCTCTCTGGAGCAGTGCATCTGTATGGCACAGATCGCCTACTGCCTGAGGGCTCTCCTCTTCCAAATCCCCCATACTTTAGACAAACCTGACcaagtgctgagccatcctgtTTGGGGAACATCTGTTTATCACCAGCTGTGGACCTGGAGCCCCACTGTGCCTTGAACATGCATCTGGGCCTCCCCAGCATCTGGCAGCCAGAGATAGCCATCATTACCAGCCAGGACCACCCCAGTATGGCTACCCTAGGAGGTCAAAGGCTAGGACTTGTCCTATATGAGGGGGTCCTATAAGAAATGTCCagagtgccgggcggtggtggcgcatgcctttaatcccagcactcaggaggcagagccaggcggatctctgtgagttcgaggccagcctggtctccaaagcgagttccaggaaaggcccaaagctacacagagaaaccttgtctcgagaaagaaaaaaaaaaaaaaaaaaatgtccaaagtAACTAACCCTACTCCTGAGGGGCCCACATGGAAGACACCCTGGTGAAACTAAGTAGCCACTTGTTATCTACAGATGCTAAGAAAGGTGACTACTCTCAGGGAGAAGCTTAGAACCATGGCAAGACCTCTGCACCAATACATTGCTGGATTATGCATGCagaatttttgtgtgtgcatgcatgtgatactAGACTGAATTGATTTCCCGCATATCGAACAggcactctactactgagataCATGCCCAGTCGTCTGTGCCTTAGGGAGCTCTGAAACTAGGACAGACGATATCCCAGCCTCCAAAATGGCTAGGTGAAcaggagcctcagtttccctgactGAAAAGAACAGCTgctactgggtgtggtggcgcacgcctctctaatcccagccctcgagaggcagagacaggtagatctttgtgagttcgaagccaacctggtctacaaagcgagttccaggacagccggaacTATTACATAGaggagaaaccctgtatcaaaaaacagacaaacaaacaaaaaactaacaacaaaaacaactgccACACATATCACCACATGAGTACCTGGGAGGGCACTCAGCTGGAGTCCCAAGAACAGAGGTTACTGTGAGCTGGGCTTGGCCCTACCCCAGCTCTAAGCAGCTTCCCTGCTAAAGCCACATAAAATGGAACAACAAAAAGTAGGTTTCCCACTAAGGGCAGGGGCATGCACAGAACAGAGGCAACAGCACTCAGCCAGATGTGTAGAGCACCACTCTGAACAGACCCCAGAGTGGTGGGAACACACTTCCCACCACCAGTTGCAGCCACTCCTGGTAATACCATGAGGCTCAGAAATCCAAGGTCTCACAGAAGACAAAGCCTGGGAACCCCCAAGCCTGAGACCTAGGAAAGGCAAGGCAGGAGCTTCTCTAGACGGAAGACACACAGGCAACAGCATcagcacatgtatacatgcaagcTAACATATGtatgcacgtgcgcgcgcacacacacacacaaacacacacacacacacacacacacacacacacacacacaccagtaaataTATTTAACTAGACACAAAtagagcacatgtgtgtgctcactgGCAAATACAAACAGGCAAACCCCAGGTAAAAAcaccagaatgaaaaaaaaaagaggcactttcttgtttaacaaaataaattaaatatacgAGGCTTCAGCCCAAACTCTATATAAAATTACAGAGGCCAGGCAGCCATGGACAGTGAGGATACCCAATGTAACCACAAGGTCAGGCAGGTCCTAGGCCCCAGGGCAGGCCAGagttcctgtgtcccagccattCTTAcatcattattaatattattttacttcttaaatataaatattgaggCCCTTCTCTCTAGCAAGGGGAGGGTGGCTCAAACCTCCAGGCATGGTCACACTGCTCACCCACCTAGGTTGCTAGTAGACTCCTGGACACCccacatacacagaggcaaaagTAGCCACCAAGGCCAGGCAGGGACACAGGTGGTCAGAGGTGGGGGAGTGGCCATGACCAGTAAGACTTGAGGGAGGTTCCTTCAACTAGCCATTACTACATGTCACTGCAAAGTCACACAACAAATCCTCCTGAAGGCTTCTCAGTTGTgcgtgcacatgagcacacatttgcatttgtaaatgtttgtttgtgggtttggCTATCTGGGTGTATGTTCACCTGGCAGTACATACATCTATATGGCCAAATATATGAGTGCCTACCACAGGGCCCTAGGATATTCTTCCTCCGTTGCTTTCAATCCTCCCAACCTGTTGCCTTGGCCCCCATATTCCTACCTCAGGGCACAGTGCTTGGAGATTCGCTGCATTTAGCACTGAGAGTGGACATGCTGGTGCTGGTGAACCTTGCCCTCCGcatgagagagtgtgtgtgcatgtgtgtgtgtgcgtgtgtgtgtgcacatctgtgtacaGCTTGGGGTACAGCTTGGGGCCAGCAGTCGAGCCAGAGGCCAGGATGTGCTGGGGGGGGCATGGTGGATCCATGCTCCTCACACACGCCCACAGCTAACGAGGACAGGTCTTTGTCCCCACTACGGTCTCGGGATGCCCCTGGCTGGGGACGATGCCCAGGCACAGGGAGCGTAGATGCAGGGGCACATGGCTTCTTCTTGGCCTGGCAAAGCCAGAGCAGCACAGTGCCAAGGATGAAGACAGCACCAGCTGGGATACCGATCACCACAGGCCATGGCAGGCTTGTGGTCGAGGATGAAGGAGCCACTGGAGGCCCTGGAGGTTTGGGGTCtgcaagagagatcaaggaaaaaGAGTAGGGAAGGGGATGTCAGTACACTAATGAGACAACCACCCCAAGTGTGAACAACATGGATAGCACACCTGGACTCCCCATGAGGCAAGGAAGGCCCACAAGAATGGGGAAAGGGGTAGGGGGCCCCCACCTACCAGTTGGACATTGGAGTCCCCCAGGACAGCCCAAACCAATGGTAGGGACTGAGAGGGAGCAGGGAGTGGGCAGCCCACACACACCTGGTAATACAGTGAGGAAGGCACTACGAAAACTGTAGCCCATGGTGTTTGCACCCAGGCAGATGTACATGCCAGCGTCATCCTGGCGGGCCCGAGAGATGAGCAGCTTGTTGAGGTAGGAGCCATCAGGCCGTGACCACACATCACCCGTGGGCAATACCACAAACTTCTGGCCACCCACATCAATAGTGGAGTTGTGGCGGCCCTCAGAGCCATACTCCACCCGCTTCAGCCACTGGATCACAGGCTTCACGTCACTGCGAACCTTGCACTGGAAGGATGTTGTCCCACCAAAGTCCACGGTTGTGTTCACGGGGTGTGTCCCTGTGAGCACAGGCTTGGAGCGGGTCCGCTCTATGGCAGGGACAAACGAGCATGTCAGCAGAGTTCTAGTCACCACAGGCCCTTGTCCTACCCCAGACCCGCCACTCACGGATTACATCCACTTTGTAGGTGGCATTGATGGCACCGGCCCGGTTGGAGACACGGCATGTGTACTTGCCACTGTCTTCAGGCCTCAGGTTCTTCAAGCTCAGTGTCCACTTCTTCTTCCTAGGCTCACTGGCCTCCGGCCGTGTCAAGGTCTGGTCATCCTTCATCCACACGATGTCTGGCCGTGGGTGCCCACTGGCCACACACTTGAGCCGCACAGAGCTGCCTACAGGCCGTGCGATCACTCGGCGCCTCATCTTGGAGGGCTGCGTGAAGCGAGGCCGCGCTGTGGAGCAGGGCGGCGCCAAGGTCAGTGAGGGAGGGTAGGTGAGGATGCCAGGAGGATGGTCACTGCCCTATTCCCAACACACAGAGTCTCCCTACCCCATACATACCCcactgctggctggctgggtccTCCTGGCCCCCAGAAGAGCCACCTGGCCCAGGGCTCTCCTTCCCTGGATTGACATCATCTGTAGAGAAACATGTCATAAGGAGGCCAGGTGAGGGGTCCAGGGGAGCTGCTGACCAGTGCCCAGCATGGCCTGGCTGACACAGCCCTAGAACCCAAGCAAAGGCCATGGACACACCCACATGTCAGGACTCAGGGACAGCTGGGCAGTGGCTGCCTGCCAGCCCCCTCCCTGGGTGCAGGTGACCCTGACAGACATGGTGGGACTGGAGAGCCGCCCCCCACCCTGGCTCCGGGGGGTCTGCAAGGCCCGGGAGGAGGGGGCCAGGCCCAGCCAGCAGCTGCAGTAACCCTAGCCCACATCAAGGGGCCGAATGCTTGGTGCAGAGACATGGCTTACATACCGCCTGGTCATCATCCTTTTTGAAAGGATGGGGGTAGGGAGGGTGGACAGCCGCGATATTCCCATTCCAAACCCTGAGAAGGCCTTGGGGCCTGTACTGGGCAGTGATGAGGGGGCAGGGTGTGATAAGGAATGTCCCCTTGCTGCCTTATCACAGCCGCCTCTTCCACCCCATTGGACACCAAGGACCGGGCCATCCCAGGCCACTACCTTAGACCTATACTACAGAGCCCAGCAAAGAAGGTGGGCCATGCCTGCTACCAATGTGTAGAGGGTGTGTCACCAAAGACACCTGCCCATTCCCTACCGACTGGGCACCAGGGACAGAAGAGAACAGAGGCCATTCACTTCTTGCGGCCCCTCTGAACTCTGAAATCTGAGCCTCAAAGTTATGGCTGCCAAGGCCTGCTTGCCCTGCCAAGTCCTCACCCCACTCCGCCCTACCCCACCCAGCAGCTCTTCTGTGGAACCAGTGTGGAgtccccacacacactccccacactctATCCATTTCTACCACCTATAAGGAGAGGCCTAAGGCTGGCCTGGTGACGGGGCCTCGGCTGTGAATGGGGACAGGGCCTCCTGGATCCTGTCTATGTGTAGGTGGATTTGGTGCAGGCTGAACAACGGTGGAAGAATCCAGGTGTGTCTGCTGTACGCCTTGTGCCCAGTCAACACTGGCCCCACCATAACCTCTGACTCACGAACCAACTGACCCATAATGATGAGAGTGTAGTTGACGCTGAGGCTGCCAAAGCCGTTGGTGGCCTTGCACACATAAACACCCGCATCCTCGGCCTCCACCTCCTTCACCTTCAGCCCCTGGGGCAGCACACGGAAGCGACTCCAGCCACTGTGGATGGTGCGGCCATCTTTGGTCCACATGGTCAGCGGTGGTGGGTCCCCCTCCACCGGGCACTGTAGCCGAACAGTGCGGCCTAGGCGGGCCACCTGCCGTGGGACCACCTTGTCTGCCATTCTTGGGGGTCCTGCAGAAGTTAAAGGGCTTGGTTGGGGAAACACATGAGGGGAGCAAAGGTTTGACAcagatgctgggaacccaacctggaCCCCACTAAGGAAGTCTGTCTGGTATGGCAGAGTAGGCCCCAAACATGAACcctacatcccaaccacagcagTCATGTCCCACTGTGTCAGTCCCGAGCACCTTGCTGTGCATCACCATAGCAGGCAGCCTCCCTGAGAAGTTAGATGGAGAGGCCCGAGGGGTCAGGACACAGCCTAAGTCAATAACACTTCTAAAAATTCAAACCAAGAAAACAGAGCCATCCCTTTGTCTCACCAGAGAGAACTACATGTTCCCTGGTCAGAAAGGATGGGACCACAGGAACAGGACAGCAGGATGGGCTTTCGGCTAGTCTTTTTCTGCACACACAGCCTCATAGGACAGCTTACATTCTTGCTGCACATAGTGCAGGGGACAGCCACCTTACACCTGTTTCAGACAGAAATGGGTCGGCAGGAGCAACCACCCAGGATAAGTAGCCAGATGTGCATCTGCCAGCACTCACTGCCATACATGCCCATCAATGAGGGACAGATGTGCATGTACCCACCTATGAACTGGTTGTCCTACTTGTGCGCTCAGTATCTGAGTTCATGGACAGAACCTGCTCTGGGGTGTCAGCCAGCCCCAGGAGCCCTGGCCTGCCAAGTGGCTGCACCTCCCAGGTACAAAATCCCAAGGCCATGGGGTCAGAGGGCAAGTGCCCAGAGGGTCAGAGCTTAAGGGCTGCCTGGGGTACACACGGTGAGCAAGGGCTGGGCACAGGTACTCGGTACCTTACCTGGATTCCATTCAGGGAACCTGCTCCATAAAGAAGAACCCACTGGGTCCTGTCCATGTGGGTGATAGCCCCTAGGTCACACCTGGGAGGTAGTCTGGCCTTAAGAGATAGCCCCCCAACAGGATGTTCACAGGAGGGTCCCTTAGCAGAGGCTCAAGTCCCACAAGTCAAGACCACCATCCCAGAAAAGgccaattcctgggacccacaacTCCAGCCATCAGAAACATACTTCCAACCTCACCAGCCCACACCAAGAATCCTTTTCCTCAGCCCCAACCATCCAGGTATCTCTGGATTGGAGTGCGGGGACGGGCGTGTGACTGGGTGTAGCAGGCAGAAAGTGACCACCGAGCTGGGAGGGTGAGGACAGAGTACACAGAGCCTGCAGGTGTCAGGAAGGTGTAGGGCTGAAGGGAAAAGTGCTCTCATGAGGGAGGGTGAGCTGGTGGGAACTGCATCAGCGACTGTCCCAGGGTCACCTCTGAGTAAAGAAAGGCATCCGCGGTCCCCTAGCCCACCCACATGTCACATTTCTAATCTGTCAGTGAGCGGCACCTACCCAGCACATCAACCACTTCTATTGAGGATGGTCCTGGGAAAAGAAAGCAAGGTCAGCTGAGCACAATGGTGTCAATCTTGGTGGTGATCCGGCACAGGGCCTGGGGGCACAGGAGTGTTTTCTAATCAGCTGGTACTTCCTCAGCATGCAATTACCCCAGCTATGTGGCTACCTTCAGCCAAGTGTGCTTCTGTGGGCGTTTACAGACTCCCAGGGGCTGCTTTCCAACGTCCTATGGTACATCTACCTTTAGGGCCCACCCTGAAGTACTAAGGTGGGctctaaggaggaggaggaatagtCAGCCCAAGGGGGGTGGGCAGCTCTCCCAGTGAAACTCCAGGGGTATCACTCCTGCTCAATGAGGCATGGAGCTCTGGAGGAATGGGTCCTGTCGCACTTCTATCCACACTGCACAAACcctttcccatttttctgagaccCTCTTCTCCAAGCCCCATCTCCCCTTATACTCAGTTCCCCTCGTCTCTGCCCTAGGCCTGAAGCTGCTGCCAACGGAGATCACAACATCAACCCTCTTCCTCACCTTTCTTCCTGGCTCTCTCTGCAAAGGGAAAGAGCAGAGGTGGGAACAGGGCTGTCAGCCCACCTCTCCCTTCATCTGTTCTGCCCACAGACCACCTAAGGAAGCAGAGTAATGCAAGTTTTATTGTCTCAAGGTTTTCCTCCTGCATCCAGCTTACAGTGTTAGAGCCTCC belongs to Onychomys torridus chromosome 10, mOncTor1.1, whole genome shotgun sequence and includes:
- the Fgfrl1 gene encoding LOW QUALITY PROTEIN: fibroblast growth factor receptor-like 1 (The sequence of the model RefSeq protein was modified relative to this genomic sequence to represent the inferred CDS: deleted 1 base in 1 codon), coding for MTRSPALLLLLPPLLLGVLPSAEAARGPPRMADKVVPRQVARLGRTVRLQCPVEGDPPPLTMWTKDGRTIHSGWSRFRVLPQGLKVKEVEAEDAGVYVCKATNGFGSLSVNYTLIIMDDVNPGKESPGPGGSSGGQEDPASQQWARPRFTQPSKMRRRVIARPVGSSVRLKCVASGHPRPDIVWMKDDQTLTRPEASEPRKKKWTLSLKNLRPEDSGKYTCRVSNRAGAINATYKVDVIQRTRSKPVLTGTHPVNTTVDFGGTTSFQCKVRSDVKPVIQWLKRVEYGSEGRHNSTIDVGGQKFVVLPTGDVWSRPDGSYLNKLLISRARQDDAGMYICLGANTMGYSFRSAFLTVLPDPKPPGPPVAPSSSTTSLPWPVVIGIPAGAVFILGTVLLWLCQAKKKPCAPASTLPVPGHRPQPGASRDRSGDKDLSSLAVGVCEEHGSTMPPQHILASGSTAGPKLYPKLYTDVHTHTHTHTCTHTLSCGGQGSPAPACPLSVLNAANLQALCPEVGIWGPRQQVGRIESNGGRIS